Genomic window (Haloarchaeobius salinus):
TGAGCGGCACTCGTGGCCGCCCCGCCGTCGGTGGCCGCGTCGTCGGGACTCATACCTCACCTCCGAGGTAGGCCTCGATGACGTCTTCGTTGTTCCGTACCTCCTCCGGCGTCCCCTCGGTGAGGATGCGGCCCTGGTGCATGACGATGACTTTCTCGCAGTTCTGCATGATGAGGTCCATGTCGTGTTCGACGATGAGGAACGTGTAGCCCTGGTCCCTGAGTTCGTGGATGTGTTCGAGCAGGCGCTCCTCCAGCGACGGGTTGACGCCGGCGAACGGCTCGTCCAGCAGGAGCATCTGCGGGTCGGTCAGCAACGCGCGCGCCAGCTCCAGCAGCTTCCGCTGCCCACCGGAGAGGTTCTCCGCGTACTCGTTCGCGAGGTGGTCGATGTCGAAGAACTCCAGGGTCTCCCACGCGCGTTCGAGGATATCCTGCTCCTGCTCCTTCACTTCGTTCCGGGCGTAGGGCAGGACCGAGCGCCAGAGCGCCTCGCCGCGCTGGTGCTTCGGCGCGACCATCATGTTCTCCAGGACGGTCATCTCGCCGAGCTCGCGGGCGATCTGGAACGTCCGGACGAGGCCGCGGTCCGCGACCTCGTACGGTTCGAGCCCGGTGATGTCCTGTCCGTTGAACTCGACGCTGCCGGCGTCGGGCTTGTGGGTGCCGGTGATGCAGTTGAACGTGGTTGACTTCCCGGCCCCGTTCGGGCCGATGAGGCCGGTCATGCTGCCCTTCTCGATGTCGAACTCGACACCGTCGACGGCCGTGATACCGCCGAAGTGCTTCTCGAGCCCGCGGACCTTCAGCGGTATCTCTGCGGTCTCGCTGGCCCCTGAGAGCGTGTTCAGTGACCGGTCATCGGCCTCGGTCTGCCCTGCGGCGGTCGCGTCGGAGGTCTCGGACTCGCTACTCATCCGTCTCACCTCCGTCGGTCGCGACGGTGTCACCGCCACCCGAGCGCTTGATCGGCCGGGTCAGCGGGATGCTGGACGCCGGTTCCTTGCGGTGGCCGAGCATCCCGTCCGGCCGCCGGTGCATCAGTACGATGAGCACGACGCCCATCAGGAACAGCTGGAGCTGCCTGATGCTGTCGAGCGTGAAGAGGAAGAACGGGACGACGTCCCCGCTCGTGATCGGGGCCATCGCCTGGCCGAAGCTCGACGGTGCCTCGGGGTTACCGAGCGCCGTCTCGATGACGTTCTTGAAGTACCGCGGTCCCTGGAACAGGAACGCCGCGAACACTGCACCGCCCATGACGCTACCGGTGTTCGACCCGGCACCACCGATGATGAGCGCGATCCAGATGTAGAACGTGATGCGCGGCCGGAACGTGTTCGGCGTGACCGAACCCTGCGTCCCGAACCAGAGGATGCCGACCAGCCCCATCAGGGCACAGCCGACGACGAACGACTTGATCTTGAACATGTTCGTGTTCTTCCCGAGTGCGTTCGTCACGTCCTCGTCCTCGCGGATGGCCTTGAGAACCCGACCGAACGGGGAGTTCCCCGTCCGGCGGATGAGGACGTAGAACCCGCCGAGGATGAGCAGCAGGACGGCCGAGTACGCGAAGTTGTCGACGACCGGCTTGGGGTTGTTCGGGATGTAGTTCGCCACGAAGTCGACCACGATACCGAGGTACACCTCGTTCCACAGCCACCCCTGTTCGCCGAACACGAGGTCGAACGGTGCGCTGAGTGCGCGTATCAGGCTTTCGAGGGGGTCCCGGTAGTCGAGGATGACCCCGTCACCGCCACCGAGACCGACGCGGTAGCCGGCGATGTCGTGGCCGCTCAGCGAGTCCGACAGCAGCGCGAACCGGACGATCTCTGAGAGTGCGATGGTGACGATTGCGAGGTAGTCCGCGCGCAACCGGAGCGCCGGGAGCGCGGCGATGAGCCCGAGCAGCCCGGCCGCGACCATCCCGCCGATGATACCGATCCACAGCGGAAGGCCGAACCCACCGATCTCCGCCGCGCTCGTCCCGGAGCCGAACACCGGCTTCGAGAGGATACCGGTCACGTAGACACCGGTCGCCATGAACCCGACGATACCGATGTTGAACAGCCCCGTGTATCCCCAGTGCAGGTTCAACGCGAGCGAGGCCATGGCGAAGACGGCGATCCAGAACGTCAACTGGCCGATCTGGTTCATCAGCCCCCGGAACGGGAAGCCGATGAACAGTCCGGCGAGCAGGTAGATGGCGTAGACGCCGACGAGCAGCGTCAGCAGCATCAACCCGTCGTTCCGGAAGTCGATGCCCATCACTACCGCACGCTGTTCCTCCTCACTTTGCCCGTACCCATCGCCTGATTCGTCGTCGCTCATGCTGTAGACCTCCCTGAGAAGATGCCCTGGGGACGTACCACCAGGACGAGGATCATCACGGCGAACGCCGCCGCGCGGGCGAAGCCGGACGGGATCCAGATCACCGCCGTCGAAGCGGTGACTCCGATGATCAGGCCGCCCGCGATTGCGCCGTACACCGAGCCGATGCCGCCGAGGATGACTGCCGCGAAGATGAGCAGCAGCAGCAGCCAACCGTCGTTCCAGCTGAGCGTACCCTTCCAGAGCACGAACATGAAGCCGGAGACGCCGGTCAGCCCGCCGCCGATTATCCACGTCGCGCGGATGACGCGCTCGGTCGCGATACCGGTGATGCGTGCCAGCGACTCGTCGTCGGACATCGCCCGCATCGCCTTCCCCAGCTTCGTCCGCTGGAGCAGGATGTGGACGCCGAGCATCAGCCCACCGGCGACGATGACGAGCATCGCGTCGTGTGCGGTGAGCGACACCGTCCCGTCGATGAAGTAGGGCCGGATGCCGGGGAGGGTCCCGGTGTTGGTCGTCCCCCGGGTGCCCGAGTCGAAGACGAACTGGATGAGGTACCGCAGCGCGAACGCGACACCGACGCTCGTGATGAGCAGCGGAATCCCGCCCGAGCCGCGTATCGGTTTGAAGATTAGCTTGTCGATGGCGAGCGCGAGCACGATGGTGAACAGGCCCGAGACGATCAGGCCGGCGATCACGGCCAGTGGCGTCTGTACGGCGTTGATGCCCAGCGCCCCGCCGAACACCGAGCCGCCGGCACCCACCAGTGCCAGCGAGCCGATGTTCGCCGAGGAGCCGAAGCCACCGGCGATGATGTACGTCGTCGCCCAGCCCGAGAACGCCCCTGCTGTGATGTAATCACCGTGGGCGAAGTTCGCGAAGTTCAGAATGCTGTACGTCATCGAGAGCCCGATACCCGCCAGTCCGATGACGAGCCCCCGGAACAGGCCGTCGAGGACCAGGTTCAACACCCGGGCGATGGTGATGTCACCGACCGCGAGCTGTCTGAAGAGGTCGAGAACGAGCAGTACTGCGATGGCCCCCAGCACTACCGTCATCGGCTTCTCGACCAGAAGGTTCCGGCCTCTATCGTACGTGCTTGATTCACCCATGGATGTCCCTTACACACAAAGCGGAACAAGGAGATAGATAAATCTTGCCCGTTCATACCCACTGTTTCATCTCGGCGGCTGCGTGCGATTGTTACCCAATCTCAATCCGTGTCCTCGGCATTTCAGTACACCACGTCAACCAGATGGGCGCAGGTCGGAGCCACTAGCCCGAACCGGCGTCACGTGGACCGAAGGCCTGGATGGACCCACAAAGAAAACTCTTTCACCGGGCCCGTCACACCTCGAACCATGCCGGTAGGGACCCTTGACGACCTCTCTGTCGCCGGGCGTCGAGTCGGGGTGCGCGTCGACATCAACAGTCCGCTCGACGGCGGGGACCTCGCCGACGACGCCAGACTCCGGGCCCACGAGCAGACCCTCTCCGAGCTCCTCGAGGAGGACGCCCGCGTCGCCGTCCTCGCCCACCAGGGCCGCCCAGGCGGTGACGAGTTCGAGACGCTGGCCGCCCACGCAGAGCGCCTCGACGAGCTGCTCGACGCGCCCGTCAGCTACGCCGACACCAACCTCGGGTCGGCCGCCCGCGAGGCCGTCGACTCCCTCGACCCTGGGACCGCCGTCGTCCTCGAGAACACCCGTTTCTACGCGGAGGAGTACATGGAGTTCGAGCCCGAGGTTGCGGCCGCGACCCACCTCGTCGAGGGGCTCGTCCCCGTCCTCGACGCCTTCGTCAACGACGCCTTCGCCGCCGCCCACCGCTCGCAGCCCTCCCTCGTCGGGTTCCCGCAGCATCTCCCGAGCTACGCGGGCCGGGTCATGGAGCGGGAGCTCGACGTGCTCGCCGACGTCGAGGCCACCGAACGTCCCCGCGTGTACGTTCTCGGGGGTGCGAAGGTCTCGGACTCCATCGACGTGGCCTGGAACGTCCTCGAATCCGGACTCGCGGATCAGGTGCTCACCGCGGGCGTCGTCGGCAACGTGTTCCTGCTCGCCGACGGCGTCGACATCGGGGACGCCAGCGCCGACTTCATCTACGACGAGGGCTACTGGGACGAGATCGACCGCGCCGCCGACCTGCTGGACGCCCACGGCGACCGCATCCGGTTCCCACAGGACGTCGCGGTCGAGCGCGACGGCGAGCGACACGAGATCGGGCTGAACGCCCTGCCCGGGAACGCGGGCGAGGCCGCGATGGACATCGGCTCCGAGACGCTTCGGATGTACACGTCCGTGCTCGCCGACGCCCAGACGGTCATCCTCAACGGCCCGGCGGGCGTGTTCGAGGAACCCACGTTCGCGGTCGGGACGAAGGAGCTGTACCACGCCGCCGCGGACGTCCCCTACAGCATCGTCGGCGGTGGCGACACCGCAGCGGCAATCCGCCAGCTCGGGATCGACGGTTTCAGCCACCTCTCGACGGGCGGTGGGGCCTGCCTCAGACTCCTCACCGGGCGCGAACTCCCCGCCGTGGAGGCGCTGCGAACCGGCTACGATGGCGATTGAACCGGCCATGCTCTCGGAGCTCGACACGCTCGTCGACCTGTGGGTCGACCTCGCCACGGAACAGGGACCCCACGGTTCCCACGTCCAACCGGCCGAGAACCGGACCACGATGCGCGAGCGGCTCGCACACCACGTCGTCGACGGCTCCGTGCTCGTCGACCGCGTCGAGGACGAGGTCGTCGGCTTCGTCTCCTTCGAACGAACCGGATCCGAGGTGAGCGTCGACGCCGTCCGTGGGCTCGTCAGCAACCTCTACGTCGCCCCCGACTACCGGGGCGCGGGCCGCGGTGCCGCGTTGCTCGACGCCGCCGAGGCCGAACTGCGCGAACGCGGCGTCGACGTGGTCCAGCTCGAGGTCATGGCCAGCAACATACGCGCACGGTCGTTCTACTCGGAGCAGGGGTACGCCGAGCATCGCTACGTCCTCGAAAAACGCGTCGGAGTCGAAAGCCATACTAAGGCCAACGACCACGACTGAGTTGCGGACCGTGCCAAGGGAGCATGGGCGGTGCATGCACTCGACTTGTAATCGAGACTTCGTGGGTTCAAATCCCACCCTTGGCTTCCTGCTGCGAACGAAGTGAGCAGCGGAAGCCACAGGTGTGGATTTGAACCAGGGAGCGGAACGAAGTGCAGCGACCGTGGTTCAAATCCCACCCGACGAACCCCTTCACCGACAGCACGGACACGACCAGGGAGCGGAACGAAGTGCAGCGACCGTGGTTCAAATCCCACCCGACGAACCCCTTCACCGACAGCACGGACACGACCAGGGAGCGGAACGAAGTGCAGCAACGGTGAGTCACCCTCGACGTCGCCCGATCGGTCGTCGGTGTCAGCGATTCGGGGGACGATTCAAGTGATGCGTTATCGTATCTTGAGGTATGTCAGATACCGACCCGCGGGACGCCATCCGGGAGTTCGAGTACGACGGTTCGTCGTTCAAGATGGCGGACCTCACGGTCCTCGAAGACCAGGGGCTCTGCGAGCTCGACAGCCTCCCGGTCAGCATCCGTGTGCTCCTCGAATCCGTCCTCCGGAACGTGGACGGCGACACCATCACCGCGGCGGACGTGCGGAACGTCGCGTCGTGGCAGCCGGACGTCCCGGACGTGGAGCTGCCGTTCACACCGTCCAGGGTCGTCCTGCAGGACCTCACCGGCGTCCCGGCGGTGGTCGACCTCGCGGCGCTTCGCTCCGCCGTCGACCGGCAGGGTCGTGACCCCGGTATCGTCGAGCCCGAGGTACCCATCGACCTGGTCATCGACCACAGCGTGCAGGTCGACTTCTTCGGCTCCGAGGACGCCTACGAACGGAACGTCGAACTGGAGTACGAGCGGAACGGTGAGCGCTACCGGGCCCTGAAGTGGGCACAGCAGGCGTTCGACGACTTCCGGGTCGTCCCACCGGGGACCGGCATCGTCCACCAGGTGAACCTCGAGTACCTGGGGCAGGTCGTCCACGCCCGGGAGCGGGACGGCGAGGAGTGGCTCCTGCCGGACACGCTGGTCGGCACGGACAGCCACACGCCGATGATCGGCGGCATCGGCGTCGTCGGCTGGGGTGTCGGCGGTATCGAGGCCGAGGCGGCGATGCTCGGCCAGCCCATCACGATGAAGCTCCCGGAGGTGGTCGGGGTCCGGCTCACTGGCGAGCTACCGGAGGGGGCGACCGCCACCGACCTCGTGCTGCACGTCACCGAGAAGCTCCGCGGCGTGGGTGTCGTCGACCGGTTCGTCGAGTTCTTCGGGCCGGGCGTCTCGAACCTCACCGTGCCGGACCGGGCGACCATCGCGAACATGGCACCCGAGCAGGGGTCGACCATCAGCATGTTCCCGGTCGACGAGGCGACGCTCGACTACCTCGAGCTGACGGGACGGGACGAGGAGCACATCGAGCTCGTCCGCGAGTACCTCGACGCACAGGGGCTGTTCGGCGAGCAGGACCCCGAGTACTCCGAGACGGTCGAGCTCGACCTGTCCTCCATCACGCCCAGCCTCGCCGGGCCGAAGCGGCCGCAGGACCGCGTCGAGATGCCCGAGATGAAGGGCCACTTCCGGGAGCTCGTCCACGGCGAGTTCGCGGGGGAGCTCGGGGACATCGACGAGGACGCACTCTCGCGCTGGCTGGAGGAGGCGAGCGTCGCGGACGACCGGCCCGACGCCGACATCCCGACGCCGGACGTCGGCCAGCTGAACAAGCGAGTCGAGGTGGACGTCGGCGGGGAGACGACCGAGATCGGCCACGGGAGCGTCGTCGTCAGCGCAATCACGAGCTGTACGAACACGTCGAACCCGTCGGTGATGCTGGCGGCGGGGCTGCTCGCGAGGAACGCCGTCGAACGGGGGCTCGACGTGCCGGCATACGTGAAGACCAGCCTCGCGCCGGGGAGCCGCGTCGTCACCGAGTACCTCGAGGCGTCGGGACTGCTCCCGTACCTGGAGGAGCTCGGCTACAACGTCGTCGGCTACGGCTGTACGACCTGCATCGGGAACGCCGGGCCGCTGCCGGAGCCCATCGAGCGCGCCATCGACGCGGAGGACCTCTGGACGACGAGCGTCCTCTCCGGCAACCGGAACTTCGAGGCGCGCATCCACCCGAAGGTGCGCGCGAACTACCTCGCCAGTCCACCGCTGGTCGTCGCCTACGGGCTCGCGGGCCGGATGGACATCGACCTCGAACACGACCCGCTCGGGACCGACGCCGACGGCGAGCCGGTGTACCTGGCCGACATCTGGCCGGACGCCGACGAGATTCACGCGGCAGTCCACGACAGCGTCGACGCCTCGATGTTCGAGGAGAAGTACGCCGAGGTGTTCGAGGGCGACGAGCGCTGGGAGGGCCTCGACGCGCCGTCGGGGACGGTGTACGAGTGGGACGATTCGTCGACGTACATCCGGGAGCCGCCGTTCTTCAAGGAGTTCCCGCTGGAGGAGCCCGGCGTCTCGGACGTCGAGGACGCCCGGACGCTCATGCTGCTGGGCGACACCGTCACGACCGACCACATCAGCCCGGCCGGCCCGTTCAGCCGCGAACAGCCCGCCGGCGAGTGGCTCGTCGACCAGGGCGTCGAGCCGTCCGACTTCAACACGTACGGTGCCCGTCGCGGGAACCACGAGGTGATGATGCGCGGCACGTTCGCGAACGTCCGCATCGAGAACGAGATGCTCGACGACGTCGAGGGCGGCTACACCATCCACCAGCCGACGGGCGAACAGACGACCGTGTTCGAGGCGAGCGAACGGTACCGCGACGCCGAGACGCCGCTGGTCGTGTTCGCCGGCGAGGAGCTCGGGACCGGTTCCAGCCGCGACTGGGCCGCGAAGGGGACGGACCTGCTGGGTGTGCGGGCGACCATCGCGGAGAGCTACGAACGCATCTTCCGGGACAACCTGGTCGGGATGGGCGTCCTGCCGCTGCAGTTCGCCGGGGATGACTCCTGGGAGTCGCTCGGACTGGACGGCTCGGAGGCGGTCTCGATCCAGGGGCTGGACGACGGACTGGCAGTCGGCGACGAGCTCACCGTCGTCGCGGAGCGGGCCGACGGGTCGACCGTCGAGTTCCCGGTCACCGCCCAGGTCAGTACGCCCGCCGCGGTCCGCTACGTGGAGAACGGTGGTATCCTCCACCTCGTCCTCCGTCGGCTGCTCACGGAGTCGTAGGGAGCGAGTCCCGGGCCGTCCCGGGCAGCGCTACCCGATCGTATCGTACTCGTCGTCGAACAGGTCGTACTCGTCTTCGTCCGCCGCCGGCTCGGTCGTGGCGGGTTCCTCGCGGTGGTCGACGTAGAAGGCGATGAGGTAGGTGCGGGTGAACGCGCCGACGATGCCGGCGGTGAGCAGGGTCGTGGCGACGACGATGCCGACCTCGGTTGCGGAGAGCTGCCCGTAGACGTTCTGGAACGTCTCGGGCTCCAGCGTCTCGGCGTTCTGGAGGTCGATTCCGATGCTGGTCACCACGAAGTACGCCGTGAGGAGCGAGCTCAGGACGCCCGGAAGCCAGCGGACGACGGTGAACCCGATAGTGCTGAGGACGTTGCCGCGGACGAACCGGTAGCTCCGCTTGAAGCTGTCGAGGACGTCGGCGTCGTCGACGACGATGGCGGCCTCGTAGAACTGGAGGGAGACGACGGCCGCGAGGTAGAGGAGGAGGAAGAGGAGACCGACGACGCCGGGGACGAGCAGCGCGCCGGGTGAGACCCCGCCCTCCAGTCCGGAGACGCCGACGCTGAAGATGGTGAGGAACGTCAGGACGACGACGGCGACGAACACCACCACGAAGACGGCCAGCGCGAAGAAGATGGCCGCGACGAGCAGTGAGACGTAGTTCTCGCGGCCCGCCCGCCAGAAGGTGGCGAGCGAGGTCGTGCCGTCGAGCCCCTCGTACGCCATCCCGTAGATGCCGCCGATGAGGAACGGGACGAGGAGGACGGTGACGAGGTTGAACAGCGAGGCGACGATGGGGAGGCCGGTCCACTGGAGGAGGATCTGTGGCAGCTGCACGACGGCGAACACGGTGGCGGCGAGGAACAGGATGGGGTTCCGCGAGAGCGTCGACCCGGCGTGTTTCGCCGATGAGATTGCGCCCATACCCGGTCAGCCGCGGCGCGAGCGTATAAATCATGTCATGCTCGAATGATGAAAACGGACCGAAACCGTCGTGCCCGCGCCGGCCGTCGGTGGGCCCATGCGAGTGAGTGTCATCGGCGGGAGCAGCGTCTCGGACGAGGAGTACGAGCGGGCCGCAGCGGTGGGGCGACTGCTCGCTGAGCACGGACACACCGTCGTCTGTGGCGGGCTGGGTGGTGTGATGCGAGGGGTCTGTGAGGGCGCGAGCGGGGCCGGCGGGCGGACCGTCGGCATCCTCCCGGGCGAGGACATCGCGGCGGCCAACGAGTACGTCGACGTGCCCGTCGCGACGGGGCTGGGCCACGCCAGGAACGCGCTGGTCGTCATGAACGGCGACGCGGTCGTCGCAATCGACGGTGGTCCGGGGACGCTCTCGGAGCTGGGTCTCGCCGGCGTCTACGACCGGCCCGTCGCCGGGCTCGGCACGCACGACGTGGCGGGTGTGAGACAGGTCGACAGCCCGGCCGCCGCCGTCGCCCACGTCGAGGACGGTGCGTGATGCTACCATGTGACGAAAGCGGCTGTTGTAGTTATAGGTGCGTTTATTGACAGTCGGAGGGTAGGCAGCAGTGTCGGCACTGGACCCGCCCACTCTGACCGAAACCCGACGGAGGTGTTGCCCGACGCCTCCAGACCCCACTGCCGACAGTTTTCGAACGCCGACTACTCCTCGAAGACCCGTGTGTGTAGCCCGTCGGC
Coding sequences:
- the acnA gene encoding aconitate hydratase AcnA; protein product: MSDTDPRDAIREFEYDGSSFKMADLTVLEDQGLCELDSLPVSIRVLLESVLRNVDGDTITAADVRNVASWQPDVPDVELPFTPSRVVLQDLTGVPAVVDLAALRSAVDRQGRDPGIVEPEVPIDLVIDHSVQVDFFGSEDAYERNVELEYERNGERYRALKWAQQAFDDFRVVPPGTGIVHQVNLEYLGQVVHARERDGEEWLLPDTLVGTDSHTPMIGGIGVVGWGVGGIEAEAAMLGQPITMKLPEVVGVRLTGELPEGATATDLVLHVTEKLRGVGVVDRFVEFFGPGVSNLTVPDRATIANMAPEQGSTISMFPVDEATLDYLELTGRDEEHIELVREYLDAQGLFGEQDPEYSETVELDLSSITPSLAGPKRPQDRVEMPEMKGHFRELVHGEFAGELGDIDEDALSRWLEEASVADDRPDADIPTPDVGQLNKRVEVDVGGETTEIGHGSVVVSAITSCTNTSNPSVMLAAGLLARNAVERGLDVPAYVKTSLAPGSRVVTEYLEASGLLPYLEELGYNVVGYGCTTCIGNAGPLPEPIERAIDAEDLWTTSVLSGNRNFEARIHPKVRANYLASPPLVVAYGLAGRMDIDLEHDPLGTDADGEPVYLADIWPDADEIHAAVHDSVDASMFEEKYAEVFEGDERWEGLDAPSGTVYEWDDSSTYIREPPFFKEFPLEEPGVSDVEDARTLMLLGDTVTTDHISPAGPFSREQPAGEWLVDQGVEPSDFNTYGARRGNHEVMMRGTFANVRIENEMLDDVEGGYTIHQPTGEQTTVFEASERYRDAETPLVVFAGEELGTGSSRDWAAKGTDLLGVRATIAESYERIFRDNLVGMGVLPLQFAGDDSWESLGLDGSEAVSIQGLDDGLAVGDELTVVAERADGSTVEFPVTAQVSTPAAVRYVENGGILHLVLRRLLTES
- a CDS encoding phosphoglycerate kinase translates to MPVGTLDDLSVAGRRVGVRVDINSPLDGGDLADDARLRAHEQTLSELLEEDARVAVLAHQGRPGGDEFETLAAHAERLDELLDAPVSYADTNLGSAAREAVDSLDPGTAVVLENTRFYAEEYMEFEPEVAAATHLVEGLVPVLDAFVNDAFAAAHRSQPSLVGFPQHLPSYAGRVMERELDVLADVEATERPRVYVLGGAKVSDSIDVAWNVLESGLADQVLTAGVVGNVFLLADGVDIGDASADFIYDEGYWDEIDRAADLLDAHGDRIRFPQDVAVERDGERHEIGLNALPGNAGEAAMDIGSETLRMYTSVLADAQTVILNGPAGVFEEPTFAVGTKELYHAAADVPYSIVGGGDTAAAIRQLGIDGFSHLSTGGGACLRLLTGRELPAVEALRTGYDGD
- a CDS encoding branched-chain amino acid ABC transporter permease; this translates as MGESSTYDRGRNLLVEKPMTVVLGAIAVLLVLDLFRQLAVGDITIARVLNLVLDGLFRGLVIGLAGIGLSMTYSILNFANFAHGDYITAGAFSGWATTYIIAGGFGSSANIGSLALVGAGGSVFGGALGINAVQTPLAVIAGLIVSGLFTIVLALAIDKLIFKPIRGSGGIPLLITSVGVAFALRYLIQFVFDSGTRGTTNTGTLPGIRPYFIDGTVSLTAHDAMLVIVAGGLMLGVHILLQRTKLGKAMRAMSDDESLARITGIATERVIRATWIIGGGLTGVSGFMFVLWKGTLSWNDGWLLLLLIFAAVILGGIGSVYGAIAGGLIIGVTASTAVIWIPSGFARAAAFAVMILVLVVRPQGIFSGRSTA
- a CDS encoding DUF7847 domain-containing protein, whose translation is MGAISSAKHAGSTLSRNPILFLAATVFAVVQLPQILLQWTGLPIVASLFNLVTVLLVPFLIGGIYGMAYEGLDGTTSLATFWRAGRENYVSLLVAAIFFALAVFVVVFVAVVVLTFLTIFSVGVSGLEGGVSPGALLVPGVVGLLFLLLYLAAVVSLQFYEAAIVVDDADVLDSFKRSYRFVRGNVLSTIGFTVVRWLPGVLSSLLTAYFVVTSIGIDLQNAETLEPETFQNVYGQLSATEVGIVVATTLLTAGIVGAFTRTYLIAFYVDHREEPATTEPAADEDEYDLFDDEYDTIG
- a CDS encoding TIGR00725 family protein, whose translation is MRVSVIGGSSVSDEEYERAAAVGRLLAEHGHTVVCGGLGGVMRGVCEGASGAGGRTVGILPGEDIAAANEYVDVPVATGLGHARNALVVMNGDAVVAIDGGPGTLSELGLAGVYDRPVAGLGTHDVAGVRQVDSPAAAVAHVEDGA
- a CDS encoding ABC transporter ATP-binding protein is translated as MSSESETSDATAAGQTEADDRSLNTLSGASETAEIPLKVRGLEKHFGGITAVDGVEFDIEKGSMTGLIGPNGAGKSTTFNCITGTHKPDAGSVEFNGQDITGLEPYEVADRGLVRTFQIARELGEMTVLENMMVAPKHQRGEALWRSVLPYARNEVKEQEQDILERAWETLEFFDIDHLANEYAENLSGGQRKLLELARALLTDPQMLLLDEPFAGVNPSLEERLLEHIHELRDQGYTFLIVEHDMDLIMQNCEKVIVMHQGRILTEGTPEEVRNNEDVIEAYLGGEV
- a CDS encoding branched-chain amino acid ABC transporter permease; this encodes MGIDFRNDGLMLLTLLVGVYAIYLLAGLFIGFPFRGLMNQIGQLTFWIAVFAMASLALNLHWGYTGLFNIGIVGFMATGVYVTGILSKPVFGSGTSAAEIGGFGLPLWIGIIGGMVAAGLLGLIAALPALRLRADYLAIVTIALSEIVRFALLSDSLSGHDIAGYRVGLGGGDGVILDYRDPLESLIRALSAPFDLVFGEQGWLWNEVYLGIVVDFVANYIPNNPKPVVDNFAYSAVLLLILGGFYVLIRRTGNSPFGRVLKAIREDEDVTNALGKNTNMFKIKSFVVGCALMGLVGILWFGTQGSVTPNTFRPRITFYIWIALIIGGAGSNTGSVMGGAVFAAFLFQGPRYFKNVIETALGNPEAPSSFGQAMAPITSGDVVPFFLFTLDSIRQLQLFLMGVVLIVLMHRRPDGMLGHRKEPASSIPLTRPIKRSGGGDTVATDGGETDE
- a CDS encoding GNAT family N-acetyltransferase — translated: MAIEPAMLSELDTLVDLWVDLATEQGPHGSHVQPAENRTTMRERLAHHVVDGSVLVDRVEDEVVGFVSFERTGSEVSVDAVRGLVSNLYVAPDYRGAGRGAALLDAAEAELRERGVDVVQLEVMASNIRARSFYSEQGYAEHRYVLEKRVGVESHTKANDHD